In Pseudoclavibacter sp. Marseille-Q3772, the sequence CAGAATCAGTTCGCGCACGCGTTTCGCATCAGCCTGGCCGCCCATCGCCTTCATCACCGCACCGATCACGGCACCGGCGGCCTGCACCTTGCCGTCCTTGATCTTGGCGAGAACATCGGGCTGTGCCTGCAGTGCTTCATCAATCGCAGCGATCAGGGCACCGTCGTCAGAGACCACGGCCAGACCGCGGCTGTCGACAACCTCACGCGGGGTGCCCTCACCGGCGAGTACGCCTTCGAGCACCTTGCGAGCAAGCTTGTCGTTCACCACGCCCTCGGCGATCAGCGCTTCGATCTCGGCAACCTGCTCGGCAGTGGCGAGTTCGGTCGGATGCACCTGGCGTTCGTTCGCGATTCGGCTGAGTTCGCCGAGCCACCACTTTCGGGCCCCCGCAGCGGACGCACCGGCAGCGACCGTCGCATCCACCGCATCCAACAGGCCACCGTTAACGATGTCCTGGAACTCCTGCTGTCCGAAGCCCCACTCCTGCTTCAACCGGCGGCGGCGAAGCACGGGCTGCTCCGGCAGCTCAGCTCGCAGCTCTTCCACCAGCTCGCGGCTCGGGCACACCGGCATCAGGTCGGGTTCTGGGAAGTAGCGGTAGTCGTCTGCGTCGGACTTAGGGCGTCCCGGGGAGGTGCGACCGGTGTCTTCGTGCCAGTGGCGCGTCTCCTGCGTGACGGAACCGCCCGCATCCAGAATCGCGGCCTGCCGCTGGATTTCGTAGCGCACCGCACGCTCAATCGAGCGGAACGAGTTTACGTTCTTCGTCTCGGTACGAATACCGAGCTGTTCGGTTCCGCGCGGTCGCAGCGAAACGTTGGCGTCGCAGCGCAGGTTACCGCGCTCCATGCGGGCCTCGGAGATACCCAGCGCGCGCACGATATCGCGAATCGTCGAAACGTATGCTGCGGCGACTTCGGGGGTGCGTTCTTCGCCGCCGAAAATCGGGCGCGTGACGATCTCGATGAGCGGCACACCGGCACGGTTGTAGTCCACGAGCGAATATTCGGCGCCCTGGATGCGGCCGGTCGCGCCACCGACGTGGGTGAGCTTCCCGGCGTCCTCTTCCATATGCGCGCGCTCGATCGGCACCTGGAAGACGGTGCCGTCCTCGAGCTCGATCTCGACCTCACCGTTGTACGCGATCGGGTCGTCATACTGCGAGATCTGGTAGTTCTTCGGGTTGTCCGGGTAGAAGTAGTTCTTACGAGCGAATCCCGAGGTTTCGGCGATCTCGCAGCCCAGTGCGAGTCCGAGCGAGATTGCGTAGCGCACTGCCTGTTCGTTCACGACCGGCAGGGTGCCCGGCAGGCCAAGATCAACCGGGCCGATGAACGTGTTTGGTTCGGCGTCATGCTCACCGGCCGATGGATTCGGGGTGGGCGAGAACATCTTCGTCTTGGTCGAGAGCTCGACGTGAACTTCAAGACCGATAACGGGCTCGTACTTCTCGAGCGCCTCTTCGTACTTCATCAAATCTGGCTTCGCCATTAGCGCTGTCCCTCCTTAAGCTGCGGAGCCTTGGCCAACAGCGAACCGCCCCATTCCGAAACGAAACTCTGCTCGAGTGCGGCAGCGGCACGGTACAGGCGTGTATCCTCACCGCTTGGACCCATGAACTGCACACCGACCGGCAGGTTCTTCACGAGGCCGCTCGGCAGCGAGAGCGCCGGCAGGCCCGCGAGGTTTGCGGGGATGGTGGTGAGGTCGGACAGGTACATCGCCATCGGGTCGTCGATGATCTCGCCCACTTTGAAGGCTGGCTCGGTCGTGGTCGGCGCTGCGAGCACGTCGACCCGGTTGAACGCCTCGTCAAATTCGCGCTGCAGCAGCGTGCGAACCTTTTGCGCCGAACCGTAGTAGGCGTCGTAGTACCCGCTGGAGAGGGCGTAGGTTCCGAGCAGGATGCGGCGCTTCACTTCGTCTCCGAAACCGGCGGCGCGCGTCGCGCTCATGACGCGTTCGGTCGTGGGCTGTCCCTCGGGAACGACACGCAGGCCGAACCGTACCGAGTCGTAGCGAGCGAGGTTGCTGGAGACCTCGGCCGGCATCAGCAGGTAGTAGGCGGCTACTGCGTAGTCGGTGGTGCTGAGATCGAGGGTGACAATCTCGGCACCGAGCTGCTTGCAGCGCTCGAGGGTCTCGTTGAAGTTCGCGAGCACCTCGGCGTCGATACCGTCGCCGTTAAGGTACTGACGGGCAACACCGATGCGCAGTCCCTGCAGCGATCCAGAAGTGGCTCCTTCCCGTGCAGCGTCGGCGAAGGATGGCCACTCGCGGTTGATCGAGGTGTGGTCACGATTGTCGTGCCCACCGATGACGTCTTGGAGCAGGGCGGCATCGAGCACATTGCGGGCTGCCGGGCCGATCTGGTCGAGCGAGGAGCCCATAGCGAGCGCACCGTACCGGCTGACGGCACCGTAGGTGGGTTTTACACCAACGGTGCCGGTAAAGGCGGCGGGCTGTCGGATCGAGCCACCGGTATCGGTTCCAAGCGCCAGCGGTGCTTCATATGCGGCGACTGCGGCAGCGGAACCACCACCGGAACCACCCGGTACGCGCTCGAGGTCCCAGGGGTTGAAGGTGGGACCGTACGCGGAGTGTTCGCTGGAGGACCCCATAGCGAACTCGTCGAGGTTGGTCTTGCCGAGAATCGGCATGCCTGCGGCTTTCAGACGTTCCACGACGTGCGCGTCGTATGGCGGCTTCCAGCCTTCCAGGATGCGGCTGGCCGCGGTTGTCTCCAGGCCGAGGGTTGCGATGTTGTCTTTGACTGCGACCGGAACACCCGCAAGCGGTGACGTCGCAGTGCCTTGCTGCCGAGCCGCATCCGCTGCCGCCGCTTGTTCAAGGGCGCCTTCGCGATCAACGGCGAGGAATGAGTGCAGGCTCGCGTCGACGGCTTCGATGCGGTCGAGGTGAGCTTCGGTGACGGCGACCGAGGTGAGCTCACCGCTGGTGAGTTTCTCGGCGAGATCGCTGGCAGAGAGTGTGATGATGTCGTTCATTCGATGCCGCCCTACTGTTCTTCGCCGAGGATGGCGGTCACGCGGAATCGGGTGTCGTCGCGGTCGGGTGCGCCTTCGAGGGCGGCTTCGCGTTCGAGGACCTGACCCGGTTCGTCAGGGCGGAAGGTGTTCGGCATCACCATCGGGTGGGATGCGGGCGGTACATCAGGGGATGCCACTTCCCGAACTTTCTCGATCATGTGCTGGATTGAGACCAGTTGTTCGGCCATCTGCGCGACTTCATCATCGGTGAGATCGATGCGCGCAAGGCTGGCGAGGTGTTCCACGTCAGCTGCGGTGATATCAGACATGCTGCTCCGTCTTCGATTGCGAATACGACTTCGCCAGTCTAGTTCGCTAAGCATTCGTCGTGGTCAGCACACGTAGTGCTTTGTGCGTTAAAAACACACACGCAGTGAGGCGTTGCTCGGTGTCAGGTCACCTATTCGGTGCCGAGCAAGTGAGCTACCGCATCCGGACCACCCTCAAGCAACAACCGGAACCCGTCCGCATCCAACACTGGAATGCCGAGCGCTTCAGCCTTCACCAGTTTCGAGCCGGCGCCGGGCCCAGCGGCAACGAAATCGGTGTTTTTCGATACCGAGCCGGCCGCCTTCCCACCGGCAGCAACAATTGCCTCTTTGGCTCCCTCCCGGGTGAATCCGTCGAGAGTTCCGGTCGCAACAACCGTCAGCCCCGTCAGCGGTCCATCAACTTCTGCTTGCTGACCCGGACCGGGGTGTCCCGGTGTCGCCCACTGCACACCGGCATCGGTCCACTGTTCAATGATGTCGAGGTGCCAGTCGACCTGCAGCCACTGGTGAATCGACTCGGCAATAATCTGCCCGACCCCATCAACGCTCGATAGCTCCGCCACGGATGCCGATCGGATCGCATCCAACGAACCGAACCAATCGGCCAACGCACGGGCCGCCACCGGACCAACGTGGCGAATGTTCAATGCCACTAACAGCCGCCAGAGCTCTTTCATCTTCGCTCGTTCGAGTTCGTCAAGCAGCTTCACCGCCTGGGCGCTCGGCCCGTACACCGGATAGTCCTTACGAACCCCGGCACTGCGGCGCTCAGCAGCACTCATGTGCTCGGTTCCCGGCGGATACGTTTTCGTTTGTACCGACCGAAACGGCGCTCGGATGCGAGGGCTTCCGTTCTCGTCCAGTTTCGGTTCACCCGTGTCGGCATCGCGCACGGTCACCACAATCGGTACGAGCTCCTCGATGGTGAGCGCAAACAACCGCGCTTCGGTCACCAGCGGCGCCTGGGTCGGGTCGTCGGGTTGGGTGAGCGCTGCAGCGGTCACTTCTCCGAGCGCTTCGATATCGAGGCCCTGTCGCGAGCCGATGTGTTCCACCCGGCCGCGCACCTGGGCTGGGCAGCTGCGCGCGTTCGGGCAGCGCAGGTCGACGTCCCCTGCTTTCATGGCACGCAACGGGGTGTCGCACTCGGGACAGTTGGCGGGCATTACGAACGGATGCGCATCCTCGGGACGTTCGGCGAGCACGGGCCCCAGCACCTCTGGAATCACATCCCCAGCCTTGCGCAACACCACGGTATCGCCGATCAGCACGCCCTTAGCTTTCACCACATCCTGGTTGTGCAGAGTCGCGAACGTGACCTCGGAACCGGCAACACGCACCGGCTCCATCACCGCATACGGAGTCACCCGGCCGGTGCGACCGACCCCCACACGCACATCCAGCAGTTTCGTGTGCACCTCTTCGGGCGGGTATTTGTAGGCGATTGCCCAGCGGGGAGCTCGCGAGGTTGCGCCCAGCGCATCGTGCTGATTGAGCGCATCCACTTTGATGACAATACCGTCGAGTTCGTGTTCGATCTCGGGGCGACGGCGCGCATACTCCGCGACATAATCGAGCACACCATCCGCATCCATCACCACTCGAGAATGTGGACTGGTGGGCATTCCCCAGCCCGCGAGCAGTTGGTAGATTTCGGACTGGGCACTGACCGGCGGATTCTCCCAGGCACCAATACCGTGCACGTACATGTGCAGCCGTCGGAGCCTGGCACGCATGAGGTCGAGACGCTCCGCGCTCTTCCCCTCAGACTTCTGGCGCAGGGATCCGGACGCGGCGTTGCGCGGATTGGCGAACGGTGCTTCCTTGGCAGCAACCTGGTCGGCGTTGAGCTGGCGAAACTCCTCTACCGGGAAGAACACTTCGCCGCGGATCTCGACGAGCTCGGGTAGATGCTCTCCGGTGAGGTGTTTCGGGATCGCGGTGATATGCGCGACATTCTCGGTGACGTCCTCACCCGTGTGACCGTCCCCACGCGTTGCGGCGCGAGTGAGCTTGCCATGTTCATAGGTGAGCGAAATTGCCAGCCCATCAATCTTTACTTCGCACAACCATGCCGGCTGCTCACCGATCGCTGCGGCCGTGCGCTGCAACCATGCGCGCAGCTCGTCGACCGAAAAGACATTGTCGAGCGACAGCATCCGCTCTCGGTGTGTGACGGGCGCAAAGAGGTTCGATGCGTGCCCCGCGACCGCCTGAGTGGGTGAGTCTTGGGACTGCAATTCGGGAAATTGCGATTCCAGTGCGCGCAAGCGCGCCATCGCGGCGTCGTATTCCGCGTCCGGCACGAGCTGCGTATCACGTTCGTAGTAGGCAGCCGCCCACTCGATGAGTTGTGCGCTGAGTTGCTCGGCCTCGACACGCGCACGCTCAAATTCCGTCTGTGACATCCGTAGTCCCCCGTTATCGTGCGGCGTGCGCCGCGGTGTGTACCTCAGCGGCCGCGAGCGACTCGTTCGGCTGCGCGGCGAGCCGATTGCAAGAGCCAGCTGCGCTGGTCGCGTAACCGTTTGGCCGCACGAGCTTCGCTAGTGGTGTCCCAATAGACAGTCCCAAGGCCAATGACGAAGATAGCCACCGCGACGCCGACGAATACCCAGAACCACAGCCTGTCCGGCTGCATGAGCAGGATCGATAACGCGAGTGTGCCACCGGCGATAATCAGCCACAGCAGCACCGCCATGATCCAGTCTTTGCGCTGAAACCCGCGCGCACCCAGGGTTGATTGTTCGGCGAGGCGATCGGCGACGGGCCCGAATTTCGCGTCGAAGTCGCGCTGAAACTTCGCTGGTTCGTAGCCGCGGTAGCCGCTAGCCCAGCGCTCAGCCTGCTCGGTGAGCGTATCGAGGGCTTTACCGCTGCTCAGAGTTGGGGATGGCATGTCTGTCCTTCAGATTGTCGCTACGCGGCAGATTCGTTGAGGTCGAGTACCGAAGTTGCCGCGTCGATGGTGAACTGTCCGAGCACTCGGGTGCCGACATAGATCACTGCAGATTGGCCGGTGGCAACGCCGAGCAGGGGTTCGTCTACGCGCACAACCACCTCGGTAACGGTGCCGTCCGGCTGCATGTCGCTTGCATCCGGCCGGAGCACTGTACCGGTCGTATGGATGCGGCATGTTCCGGGTACGGGTTCGGCGTGCGCGCGGATCTGTACCTCGCAGGCAAATTCTTGCTCGGTGGGTGCCGCCCCTGCCCAGCTGAACCGCTGTCCGGCAATCTGGCCAATGGCTAGCGCTGCCTTCGGGCCGACAGTGACGGTGTTGGTTTCCGGGTCAGTATCAAGCACGAAGCGTGGCTGCCCGTCGGGCGCTGGTCGGGATAGCCCCAGGCCCTTACGCTGGCCGATGGTGTAGCCGGTGGCTCCTTGGTGTTCGCCTACGACTTCGCCGTCTCGATCCACGATGGCGCCTGGGCGCATCGGGATGTGGTCCCCCAGCCAAGCGCGCGTGTTGCCGTCTGGGATGAAGCAGATGTCGTAGCTATCGGGTTTGGTGGCGGTAACGAACCCGCGGCTCGCAGCCTCTGCGCGCACCTCATCCTTTGACGGGGTGTCACCGAGCGGGAACCAGCAGTGTTCGAGCTGTTCGGCGTTCAGCACACCGAGCACATACGACTGATCTTTGGCTTGCTCGCTTGCGCGGTGCAGTTCGCGACCGGCATCGGTGTCGATGACATTGGCATAGTGGCCCGTTACTACCGCGTCGAACCCCAGATCGAGGGCCTTGTCGAGCAGCGCCGCGAACTTGATCTTCTCGTTACAGCGCAAACACGGGTTCGGGGTTCGCCCCTGTGAGTATTCGGCAATGAAGTCGTCAACGACATCGGCTTTAAAGCGTTCGGAGAAGTCCCACACATAAAAGGGGATGCCGAGCTGATCGGCTACGCGGCGGGCGTCCATTGCATCTTCAATCGTGCAGCATCCGCGCGAACCCTGGCGCAGGGTACCGCCGGCGCGCGAGAGTGCCAGGTGCACTCCAACGACCTCGTGTCCGGCGTCCACGGCGCGGGCTGCGGCAACGGAGCTGTCGACTCCACCGCTCATCGCTGCAAGAACTTTCATGCCGTCAATTCTACGAATCGTGCGGTTGCGACGAAACGGATTCCGCGTACAGCGCAGCGTACGTGCCGGCGGCTGCGAGGAGTTCTTCGTGGGTGCCTCGTTCCACGATTCGCCCGCGATCAAGCACGTGGATCACATCTGCGGTACGCACCGTCGAGAGCCGATGAGCGATTGCGATCACGGTCCGGCCCCTGCGGGCGGCATCAAGCGCTGCCTGTACGTGACGTTCACTCACCGCATCCAAGGCGCTTGTTGCTTCGTCGAGGATGAGCACGGCCGGGTCTTTCAGCAGCACGCGGGCGATGGCGATGCGCTGTTTCTCGCCACCGCTAAGCCGGTAGCCGCGTTCCCCCACGACCGTGTCGTAGCCGTGCGGGAAGGTCATGATCTGCTCGTGGATACTCGCCTTCTTGCAGGCGGCAATCAATTGCTCGTCGCTGGCTTCGGGTTTAGCCAGCCGCAGGTTCGCTGCGATGGTGTCGTGCACCAGGTAGGTCTCTTGCGACACCATGCCGATATTGGCGACGATCGCTTCGCGCTGGCAACGGCGCACATCCACTCCGGCGAATTCCACAACACCCGCCGATGCGTCATACAACCGAGCCGCGAGATAGGCGATGGTGGATTTCCCAGCTCCCGACGGCCCGACAACAGCGACATACTCGCCGGGATGCACGGCAAACGAGGCATCGCTCAGGGTCGGCTCGTCCTCCTCGCGGGTGTCCGGGTATCGGAAGGAGACGTTGCGGAACGCGATCTCGCCGATGCGCTCACGGTCTGGGGCAACCGCATCCGGCGCATCCACCACGGCAGGTTCAAGCAACAGATACTCGAAGATGCGCGCGAACAGTGAGGCCGAAGTTTGGATGTCAAGGCCCGTTCGCATGAGTCCGAGCAGTGGCCTGCGCAGCTGACCGTTCACGGTGGTGAACGCGACGATGGTGCCGGCGGAGAGTGCGCTGCCTGATTGAAGGAGATAGCCGCTAACGACGTAGATCAGCACGGGCACGAGCGCCATGATGACGCTGACCATGGCGAAGAAGGTCTGACCGGCCATGGCTTGGTCGAGTTGGAGCCGAACTTGAGTGCGATTGGCCTGGCGATAAGCGGCAGCGGCTTCCCGCTCTCGTCCGAGGGTTTTGGTGAGCAGCACTCCCGACACCGAGAGTTGTTCCTGGGTCATCGCAGTCATCTCTGAGAGCGATGCTTGTGTGCGTGTGGCGATGCACGCCCGGCGCTGCCCAACCCTCCGCTGCAGCACCACCAGCGGCGGCATCACGATGATGGCGATGATCGCCAACTGCCAGCTGAGCAGCACCATGGCCACGAGCGATGCGATGGTGGCCACGATGTTTCCCACAACAGAGGTGAGCGTGTTTTGCAGGGTGTTTGCCACACCGCCGACATCGTTTTGTAGGCGTGACTGAATCTCGCCGGTCTTGGTACGCGCAAAGAACGCGAGCTCCATCGATTGCAGCCGCTCGAACAGTCGCACCCGCAGATCGGCGGTAACCGAGTTCCCGATCGTTGCGGTGAGCCAGGTCTGCCACACGGTGATGGCGGCGTTGAGGACCAGGACTGCGACCATGGCGGCCACGATCCACCACAGTGCGCCCAGGTTTGGTTCGTTCGCACCGGGTGGGAAAAGTCCCACATCGAACGCCTGCTGGGTTAACAACGCCGGGGCAACGCCGAGTGCGGCAGTGATCAGGACGAGCACGACGGCAAGGATGAGGGTGGCGCGGTAGGGCGCGAACAGCTCGCCGATGCGACGCCACAGGTGTGGGATCTTGGGGGCATCGCGGTTGCGTTCGCGCAATGCGCGTTCGTCGCGCATACCTCCACCGCGGGCGGGATGCATCATGCTCATGCCCCGAGGGTACGTGACCGCGTCGCGGGCATCGGTGCCGAAGTTGCTATTTCCGGTTGCGATCCTTGCCCGCATCCCACAAACTGTTAATCAATTAAGTCACCGGTGGTTGCGCCGCAGCCATTCAGCAAGCAGGCACGCTCACGAGGAATACCCCATGTCACCGTTCAACGTTGTCGAAGCATCCATCGCCGACCTCCGCGCCGCACTCGAGTCCGGCGAAACCACTTCGGTAGCACTCGTGCAGCAATACCAGGCACGCATCGCCCACTACGATCGTGCAGGCATCAAGCTCAACGCAGTCATCGTCGATAATCCGCAGGCTCTTGCCGAAGCGGAGGCTTCCGATGCGCGACGCGCTGCTGGCGAGAGCCTCGGGCCGCTTGACGGTATCCCGTATACCGCGAAGGACAGCTACATGGTGCGTGGCCTGACCGTCGCATCCGGCTCCCCCGCGTTTGCCGAGCTGGTCGCGCAACGAGATGCTTACACGATCGAGCGCTTGCGTGCTGCCGGTGCCATCTGTCTTGGGCTTACGAATATGCCACCGATGGCGAACGGCGGAATGCAGCGCGGTGAATACGGTCGTGCCGAAAGCCCGTATAACGGCGAGTGGTTAACCTCGGCGTTTGGTTCCGGTTCTTCCAACGGCTCCGGCACCGCTACGGCCGCATCATTCGCGGCGTTTGGGCTCGGCGAAGAAACCTGGTCATCGGGCCGCGCACCGGCGTCAAACAATGCACTGTGCGCATACACCCCCTCACGCGGCGTGATTTCGATGCGCGGGAACTGGCCGCTGGTGCCGACAATGGACGTTGTGGTGCCGCACACGCGCAGCATGGCCGATATGTTCGAGGTACTCGACGCCATCGTCGCCGACGACACGGAATCGCGCGGTGATTTTTGGCGAGTGCAGCCGTGGGTGTCGATTCCCGCTGCCAGCGAGATTCGTCCCGCCAGCTATCGAGAGCTCGCAGCCGATGCGTCGGCGCTTGCCGGGAAACGCTTTGGTGTTCCGAAGATGTTCATCAACGCTGACCCCGAGCAAGGAACCGGCGATCAGCAGCGGTTCGGCGGTCCTGCCGGCGAGCGCATCGAAACCCGCGAGTCGATCATGGAGCTGTGGCGTGCAGCCCGCGACGATCTCGAGGCGGCGGGCGCCGAAGTGATCGAGGTCGATTTTCCGGTGGTCTCGAACTACGACGGTGACCGTCCCGGAGCGCCGACGGTTGGCACCCGCGGAATCTTGCCAGCTGGGTACTTGGATCACGAGATCTTGGAGCTCTCGCTGTGGTCGTGGCACGATTTCTTGGCAGCGAACAACGATCCGAAGTTGAACGCACTCGAACAGGTTGACGAGGAATTAATCTTCCCGCATCCCGAAGGCGCGCTCCTCGACCGTTATGGCAGCCTCGACTTCGATATCCGCAAGTATGTTTGGTTCGCGCGCGAGCAGGGGGTGCCCGAGCTCACACAGATTCCGACAATCGCCGAAGGTGTTGCCGGACTCGAGCAGTCGCGTCGCGTCGACTATGAGGCGTGGATGGATGGGCTCGGTCTGGATGCGGTCGTACTGCCAGCAGTCGCTGATATTGGCCCTGCCGATATGGATGTGGATGAGGCGTCGGCTGATCTCGGTTGGCGAAACGGGGTGTGGGTTGCCAACGGCAATCTCGTGTGGCGCCACTTCGGCATTCCGACGGTGACGGTGCCGATGGGCACGATGGCAGATATTGGCATGCCGGTTGGGTTGACGATCGCCGGTCGTGCGTATGACGACAATGCGCTGCTGCGTTACGGCGCCGCGTTCGAGTCGATTCGTCCGCGTCGAACCCGCCCCGAACGCACGCCGGAGCTGTAGTCGCCCACCGGCTGCGGCAGCCTGCCCACTGGAGCCTGCAGACCGTGGGCCACAACCACCTCCAGCGACGGTTGACGTGTTCGTCGCTGTTCGAACGCTGAACTACCTACTTGGCCACTGCCAGTATCCTTGACCAAGTAACGGCCCAAGTTCGTCGGCGCGTGATCTCAACGGTGAGGATCAAGATGAGTGAACTCTACGTATCAGAACATGCACTTCGCACGGTGGAGACAACATCGAAGCACTGTTAACTGACCTCATGGCCGGCGTCAACCATGCCGCCGAAGAGGTCGAAAAGCTCGTCGAGGAGGTCCACCGCGTGCACGGCCAGATTCTCGAAGCTGATTTTGAGATCGATGCCACTGGCCGAGTCTCTGACCCGCACGAACAAATGAAGAGCCGAATGGCAGGTATAGCAACAGCCTCGAGGAAGCAAGACCGTGATGAGTTTCAGGAGCGGGTGGACCGTCTATTGGATCGCGCTCGGGATATCGCAGATCGGCTTGTTCACGCCATGGATTGCATCACCGCGGATGCGCCTTCGGATGCGGCACAGGCAACTTCCGGAGCGTCTACTCCCAATACGACACGAGAGGTCATGGACGCGATCAGGATTCTGCCGGCTGCCCAAATCCGGGCCATGTGGGATTCGATGGACCCTGGCCTCCGTCAGCGACTACTGCGCGAGTTCCCGGAGGTTCTCGGTGGCCTCTCCGGAATTCCATTCGCAATTCGCGCCAAAGCAAATAGAACCAACGCGAAGAACTACATCGAAGAAGTTGCTCGAGATTATCCGAATCTCGATGAGGAAATTGCCAGACTTGAAGACAAGTACCAGCGGGTTATTCTCCAAGAGAGCGGGCGTCACGAGCCCGGCACCGAGTGGGTAACAATGACCGGCGATGAGCTCAACCTGCTACACGAACTGCACGAAATCAGAGCAAAACGGGATGCCGCACTTCAAATTAGGAATGGAACCTCTGCGATCTTGTTTCACCCGAAAAATGACCGCATCGCGACAGTGGCGGGCAACCTCAACGGAAATGTTGACCAAGCGATCATCTATGCCCCTGGAACCGGCACTAATATGCAGTCATTCGCCAGCGGCATCAACGACTTTGGCAACAGCATTGTGGAGCAACTCCAAGGACGGCAGCAAGACGCTATCGTTTTGACGGTGAAAGATGGACCGTGG encodes:
- the gatA gene encoding Asp-tRNA(Asn)/Glu-tRNA(Gln) amidotransferase subunit GatA, which produces MNDIITLSASDLAEKLTSGELTSVAVTEAHLDRIEAVDASLHSFLAVDREGALEQAAAADAARQQGTATSPLAGVPVAVKDNIATLGLETTAASRILEGWKPPYDAHVVERLKAAGMPILGKTNLDEFAMGSSSEHSAYGPTFNPWDLERVPGGSGGGSAAAVAAYEAPLALGTDTGGSIRQPAAFTGTVGVKPTYGAVSRYGALAMGSSLDQIGPAARNVLDAALLQDVIGGHDNRDHTSINREWPSFADAAREGATSGSLQGLRIGVARQYLNGDGIDAEVLANFNETLERCKQLGAEIVTLDLSTTDYAVAAYYLLMPAEVSSNLARYDSVRFGLRVVPEGQPTTERVMSATRAAGFGDEVKRRILLGTYALSSGYYDAYYGSAQKVRTLLQREFDEAFNRVDVLAAPTTTEPAFKVGEIIDDPMAMYLSDLTTIPANLAGLPALSLPSGLVKNLPVGVQFMGPSGEDTRLYRAAAALEQSFVSEWGGSLLAKAPQLKEGQR
- the mnmA gene encoding tRNA 2-thiouridine(34) synthase MnmA, which produces MKVLAAMSGGVDSSVAAARAVDAGHEVVGVHLALSRAGGTLRQGSRGCCTIEDAMDARRVADQLGIPFYVWDFSERFKADVVDDFIAEYSQGRTPNPCLRCNEKIKFAALLDKALDLGFDAVVTGHYANVIDTDAGRELHRASEQAKDQSYVLGVLNAEQLEHCWFPLGDTPSKDEVRAEAASRGFVTATKPDSYDICFIPDGNTRAWLGDHIPMRPGAIVDRDGEVVGEHQGATGYTIGQRKGLGLSRPAPDGQPRFVLDTDPETNTVTVGPKAALAIGQIAGQRFSWAGAAPTEQEFACEVQIRAHAEPVPGTCRIHTTGTVLRPDASDMQPDGTVTEVVVRVDEPLLGVATGQSAVIYVGTRVLGQFTIDAATSVLDLNESAA
- a CDS encoding ABC transporter ATP-binding protein; this translates as MMHPARGGGMRDERALRERNRDAPKIPHLWRRIGELFAPYRATLILAVVLVLITAALGVAPALLTQQAFDVGLFPPGANEPNLGALWWIVAAMVAVLVLNAAITVWQTWLTATIGNSVTADLRVRLFERLQSMELAFFARTKTGEIQSRLQNDVGGVANTLQNTLTSVVGNIVATIASLVAMVLLSWQLAIIAIIVMPPLVVLQRRVGQRRACIATRTQASLSEMTAMTQEQLSVSGVLLTKTLGREREAAAAYRQANRTQVRLQLDQAMAGQTFFAMVSVIMALVPVLIYVVSGYLLQSGSALSAGTIVAFTTVNGQLRRPLLGLMRTGLDIQTSASLFARIFEYLLLEPAVVDAPDAVAPDRERIGEIAFRNVSFRYPDTREEDEPTLSDASFAVHPGEYVAVVGPSGAGKSTIAYLAARLYDASAGVVEFAGVDVRRCQREAIVANIGMVSQETYLVHDTIAANLRLAKPEASDEQLIAACKKASIHEQIMTFPHGYDTVVGERGYRLSGGEKQRIAIARVLLKDPAVLILDEATSALDAVSERHVQAALDAARRGRTVIAIAHRLSTVRTADVIHVLDRGRIVERGTHEELLAAAGTYAALYAESVSSQPHDS
- the gatC gene encoding Asp-tRNA(Asn)/Glu-tRNA(Gln) amidotransferase subunit GatC is translated as MSDITAADVEHLASLARIDLTDDEVAQMAEQLVSIQHMIEKVREVASPDVPPASHPMVMPNTFRPDEPGQVLEREAALEGAPDRDDTRFRVTAILGEEQ
- the gatB gene encoding Asp-tRNA(Asn)/Glu-tRNA(Gln) amidotransferase subunit GatB, which gives rise to MAKPDLMKYEEALEKYEPVIGLEVHVELSTKTKMFSPTPNPSAGEHDAEPNTFIGPVDLGLPGTLPVVNEQAVRYAISLGLALGCEIAETSGFARKNYFYPDNPKNYQISQYDDPIAYNGEVEIELEDGTVFQVPIERAHMEEDAGKLTHVGGATGRIQGAEYSLVDYNRAGVPLIEIVTRPIFGGEERTPEVAAAYVSTIRDIVRALGISEARMERGNLRCDANVSLRPRGTEQLGIRTETKNVNSFRSIERAVRYEIQRQAAILDAGGSVTQETRHWHEDTGRTSPGRPKSDADDYRYFPEPDLMPVCPSRELVEELRAELPEQPVLRRRRLKQEWGFGQQEFQDIVNGGLLDAVDATVAAGASAAGARKWWLGELSRIANERQVHPTELATAEQVAEIEALIAEGVVNDKLARKVLEGVLAGEGTPREVVDSRGLAVVSDDGALIAAIDEALQAQPDVLAKIKDGKVQAAGAVIGAVMKAMGGQADAKRVRELILERAAAN
- the ligA gene encoding NAD-dependent DNA ligase LigA, with the protein product MSQTEFERARVEAEQLSAQLIEWAAAYYERDTQLVPDAEYDAAMARLRALESQFPELQSQDSPTQAVAGHASNLFAPVTHRERMLSLDNVFSVDELRAWLQRTAAAIGEQPAWLCEVKIDGLAISLTYEHGKLTRAATRGDGHTGEDVTENVAHITAIPKHLTGEHLPELVEIRGEVFFPVEEFRQLNADQVAAKEAPFANPRNAASGSLRQKSEGKSAERLDLMRARLRRLHMYVHGIGAWENPPVSAQSEIYQLLAGWGMPTSPHSRVVMDADGVLDYVAEYARRRPEIEHELDGIVIKVDALNQHDALGATSRAPRWAIAYKYPPEEVHTKLLDVRVGVGRTGRVTPYAVMEPVRVAGSEVTFATLHNQDVVKAKGVLIGDTVVLRKAGDVIPEVLGPVLAERPEDAHPFVMPANCPECDTPLRAMKAGDVDLRCPNARSCPAQVRGRVEHIGSRQGLDIEALGEVTAAALTQPDDPTQAPLVTEARLFALTIEELVPIVVTVRDADTGEPKLDENGSPRIRAPFRSVQTKTYPPGTEHMSAAERRSAGVRKDYPVYGPSAQAVKLLDELERAKMKELWRLLVALNIRHVGPVAARALADWFGSLDAIRSASVAELSSVDGVGQIIAESIHQWLQVDWHLDIIEQWTDAGVQWATPGHPGPGQQAEVDGPLTGLTVVATGTLDGFTREGAKEAIVAAGGKAAGSVSKNTDFVAAGPGAGSKLVKAEALGIPVLDADGFRLLLEGGPDAVAHLLGTE